In the Streptomyces cinnamoneus genome, CGGGATTCGGCGGCCGGTCTGACGGGGCGCCCGGTGAGTCGTACGGCATCGCCCGTGGAGCGTCGCGCCGTCCCCCGGGCGGCGAACCGCCCTGAGCGCCGGCCATCCGCACCGGATCCACGGGCAGCGGCTTCGCCGGAACCACCCGCCGGAAAGCCGAGGTGCCGCGCGCCAGGTCGTGCCCGATGGACACGGCGTCGATGTCCGCCGACAACCACCGCTTTCCTTCGCGCTCCTGCTCCTGAATTCTCAACTTCCCCTGGACGATGAGCGGTTCTCCGACCGACACCGAGCCGACCACGTTCGCCGCCAGCGCCCGCCACGCCCAGACCGTGTAGAAGCTCGTGTAGGCGTCCGCCCACTCCTGTCGCTGGCGGTCCCAGCGGCGCACCGTGGCCGCCAGCCGGAACCGCGAGACGGCCGAGCCGTTCGCCGCCTGCCTGAAGTCCGGCTGCGTCGCGACGTTGCCCACGACCGTCACCAGTGTCTCGTTCACTGCGAACGCCTCCCCCGTCGGCCGGCCGGGCCACCCCTGTCACGCCGTCACATCGCCGCCTGTGACCCGGCCTGTGAGCTCATGGTGCCCGCGATCGTCACGGTGCGCTGAGGGCTGTGGACCAGCAGCTGGCTGGGGAAAACCCGGTCACCCTCAGGCGCACCAGAGGCATCAGCCGAGCCCGCAGGCCCCAGCCCTCACACCTCACCCGCCGCGATCACGTACTGCGCCCGGACCTCCCGGTAGCGCAGCAGCTCGGCCACCACCGGCTCCAGCACCCGCGCCCGGCCGCACACCGCCGCCGCGCTCCGCAGGCGGCGCTCCGTCTCCAGTCCGAACCCGCGCGCGGGCCCCCGCGCCGCCAGCCGTCCGCCCCAGCCCAGCACCGGGGCCGTCGCGGCGCCGCCGACCATCAGTGCGCCGGGCCCCCACCAGGGCCCGCCGAGCTCCCCCACGCAGGCGCCCGCGAACCACGCCGTGCCCAGCAGTTGCACGGCCAGCAGGGTCTTCTGCCCCGTCGCGAGCGCCCGCCACCACCGGGGCCGCTCCGACGCCCCCGCTCCGGCGGCGCGCCCCCGCCGGAGCGTCGCCCGGCCGGAGTCCTCCGCTTCCGGCGCCACGTGCCCGGCGCCCGTACGCCACGAACCCGTGCGGCCGCCGCCCCCGTGCCGGCCACCGGCACCGCCGCCACCGGGGCGCCGCGCGCCCGCGGCGGCGCCCGCCACCATGTCCGCGGCGGCCGACGCGGCGATCTCGTCCAGGGCCTCGGCCAGGCCTTCCGCGCCGCGCCCGGCCGCCTCCCGCACCGCCTGGGCCCACGGCCCGGGCAGCCCGGCGGAGGCCTCGTACGCCAGGGCCCTCACGGCCCGCTCGACCAACGGCCGGGACGCCGTGCGGCGCGGCACCGGAACGCCCGCCACGAGCGTCTGCTCGCCGTCGCCCGCGCCGTCGCCGGCCGTGCCCGGCGCGCCCTTGCCGCGCCGCTCGCACCACATCCGCAACCGCGCCCACGACGAGCCGCAGGCCCGTTCGGCCTCCCGCCGCCACGCCCGTTCGGCCGCGAGGCCGGCGGCCTGGGCGCCCACCGCCTCGGCCAGCCGGTCCTCGAACTCCTGACGCGCCCACTCGGTCAGGCCCGGGCGCCCGTCCGCCACGTAGGCCGCGCGCAGCCGGGACGAGACCCCGTCCACGTCCGCCGTGAGGCGCATCTCCGCCGCGCAGCGCCGGGCCGCGAACAGTCCGAGCGCCTCCCGCAGTTCGCCGACGCCCGCGCCCGTCAGCGCCGACAGCGCCAGCACCGCCGCCCCCGGCTCGCCGTGCTCGCCGAGCGCCAGCCCGTCCTCGTCCAGCAGCCGCCGCAGGTCGTCCAGCACCTGGTCGGCGGCGTCGCCCGTCAGCCGGTCGACCTGGTTGAGGACGACGAACGTCACCTCCGCGTATCCCGCCAGGGGCCGCAGATAGCGCTCGTGCAGCACGGCGTCCGCGTACTTCTCCGGGTCCACCACCCAGATCACGGCGTCCACCAGCCCCAGCAACCGGTCGACCTGCTCGCGGTGACCGGTGGCCGCCGAGTCGTGGTCGGGCAGGTCGAGCAGGACCAGGCCGCTGAGGGTGGGGTCGTACGGGCGCACCGGCTGCCGGCGGGCGCGGGCCGGGATGCCGAGCCGGTCGAGGAGCCCGTCGGCCCGGTCGGTCCAGGCGCAGGAGACGGGCATGGCGGTCGTGGGCCGCCGCACCCCCGCCTCCGAGAGCTGGGCGCGGGCGAGCGCGTTGAACAGCGTCGACTTGCCGCTGCCCGTCGCCCCGGCGATGGCCACGACCGTCAGGTCCAGCGAGTGCCGCTGCCGGGCCGCCGCTTCCTCCAGCACCCGCCCCGCCTCGGCGAGGGTCCGCCGGTCCAGCCGGGCCCGGGAGAGCCCGACCAGCTCGCGCAGCGCGTCGAGCCTGGGCCGCAGCGCCTGCCCGGCGGGCGAGGTCATGCCGCGGGGCGCGCGCGGCGCGGAGGGGCGTACGGGCGGAGTCTGGCGCTCGGGTGGCGGCAGGGGCCGGGTGACGGGGGCGGGGCGGGTGCGGCGGGCGATCAGGCCGTCGTTCCAGACGCGGTCGCCGCGGCGGGGAGACGTGGGGGCCGACACGGCCCCGAGGCGCGGCGGGGCGGCATCGGCGGAACCGGGTGGCGCCTCGGACGCCGGGGCCGGTGCGGAGGGCGAAGACGCTGAAGGTGCTGACGACGCTGAAGGCGTGGAAGGCGTCGCATCGGACGCCGCGACGGATGCTCCGTCGACTGCCGCGTCGTCCACTGCGTCGGCTGCCGCGTCGATCGCCACGTCGACCGGTGCGTGGACCGGTGCGTGGGCGGGCGCGTCAGCGGTCGACGGGGTCGGCTGCGCTGGCAAGTGAAGTCACCTCTCTTTCTGCAACAGGGACAGCGCCGCGATGAGTTCGACCTGGTGGTCGGGGGTCATCTCCAGGGCCTCCAGGGGGGCCGCCCTGCGGTCCCGCTCGGAGTCGAGCACCCGCTCAAGGCAGTCGGTCAGCAGTTCCCCGCCCCGGTCCCGCAACCGCAGGGCGATGCCGGCCCCGAACGTCTCGGCCAGCGTCTCGCCGGCGGCGGCCGCCCTGCGGCCGCCGAGCAGG is a window encoding:
- a CDS encoding single-stranded DNA-binding protein, producing the protein MNETLVTVVGNVATQPDFRQAANGSAVSRFRLAATVRRWDRQRQEWADAYTSFYTVWAWRALAANVVGSVSVGEPLIVQGKLRIQEQEREGKRWLSADIDAVSIGHDLARGTSAFRRVVPAKPLPVDPVRMAGAQGGSPPGGRRDAPRAMPYDSPGAPSDRPPNPGPDAPEVLPVLVGGGVEVPPAEEQAMAAPL
- a CDS encoding GTPase is translated as MSAPTSPRRGDRVWNDGLIARRTRPAPVTRPLPPPERQTPPVRPSAPRAPRGMTSPAGQALRPRLDALRELVGLSRARLDRRTLAEAGRVLEEAAARQRHSLDLTVVAIAGATGSGKSTLFNALARAQLSEAGVRRPTTAMPVSCAWTDRADGLLDRLGIPARARRQPVRPYDPTLSGLVLLDLPDHDSAATGHREQVDRLLGLVDAVIWVVDPEKYADAVLHERYLRPLAGYAEVTFVVLNQVDRLTGDAADQVLDDLRRLLDEDGLALGEHGEPGAAVLALSALTGAGVGELREALGLFAARRCAAEMRLTADVDGVSSRLRAAYVADGRPGLTEWARQEFEDRLAEAVGAQAAGLAAERAWRREAERACGSSWARLRMWCERRGKGAPGTAGDGAGDGEQTLVAGVPVPRRTASRPLVERAVRALAYEASAGLPGPWAQAVREAAGRGAEGLAEALDEIAASAAADMVAGAAAGARRPGGGGAGGRHGGGGRTGSWRTGAGHVAPEAEDSGRATLRRGRAAGAGASERPRWWRALATGQKTLLAVQLLGTAWFAGACVGELGGPWWGPGALMVGGAATAPVLGWGGRLAARGPARGFGLETERRLRSAAAVCGRARVLEPVVAELLRYREVRAQYVIAAGEV